A genomic window from Streptomyces sp. WMMC940 includes:
- a CDS encoding Zn-ribbon domain-containing OB-fold protein, giving the protein MVARWFTEGGDDREFRLLGTRCGACSAVFFPREDSFCRNPACAGGELAEVPLSKRGRVWSYTAGRYRPPAPYVSDPEAAWEPYALVAVELAAERMVVLGQAVPGVTVADLSVGTEVEVVAGVLSEDADTAWTTWYWRPVEEAR; this is encoded by the coding sequence GTGGTGGCGCGATGGTTCACCGAGGGCGGTGACGATCGGGAGTTCCGGCTGCTGGGCACCCGCTGCGGTGCCTGCTCCGCCGTCTTCTTCCCCCGGGAGGACTCGTTCTGCCGCAACCCCGCGTGCGCGGGCGGCGAGCTGGCGGAGGTGCCGTTGTCGAAGCGCGGACGCGTGTGGTCGTACACGGCCGGCCGTTACCGTCCGCCGGCGCCGTACGTCTCCGATCCGGAGGCCGCGTGGGAGCCGTACGCCCTCGTCGCCGTGGAGCTCGCGGCCGAGCGGATGGTGGTGCTCGGCCAGGCGGTGCCGGGGGTCACGGTCGCGGATCTGAGCGTCGGCACGGAGGTCGAGGTGGTGGCCGGGGTCCTCTCGGAGGACGCGGACACGGCGTGGACGACCTGGTACTGGCGCCCGGTGGAGGAGGCCCGGTGA
- a CDS encoding M15 family metallopeptidase — protein MTRTRGPAAARGALTALAAALVAPAVAAPPAARAATEPKAPGEFVALRSVDPTILHDMRYTTAHNFVGEPIDGYRRPVCILTRPAAQALRRAQRTLLRKGHSLKVYDCYRPQRAVDHFVRWAEDLSDERMKQEFYPHVDKSRLFADGYIAGQSGHSRGSTVDLTIVPLPAGKTRPYVPGEPLVPCHAPKPERFPDDSADMGTGFDCFDTLSHTDDPRIRGAQRTNRQLLKDTLAGVGFVNLPEEWWHFTHKPELFPDTYFDFPVSRRSLTRS, from the coding sequence ATGACGCGCACGAGAGGACCCGCCGCAGCCCGCGGAGCCCTGACCGCCCTTGCCGCCGCCCTGGTCGCCCCGGCCGTCGCCGCGCCGCCCGCTGCCCGGGCCGCCACCGAACCGAAGGCCCCCGGGGAGTTCGTCGCACTGCGTTCCGTGGACCCGACGATCCTCCACGACATGCGCTACACCACGGCGCACAACTTCGTGGGCGAACCGATCGACGGCTACCGCCGGCCGGTCTGCATCCTCACCCGCCCCGCCGCCCAGGCGCTCCGCAGGGCCCAGCGCACCCTTCTGCGCAAGGGCCACTCGCTCAAGGTCTACGACTGCTACCGGCCACAGCGGGCCGTCGACCACTTCGTGCGCTGGGCCGAGGACCTCTCGGACGAGCGGATGAAGCAGGAGTTCTATCCACACGTCGACAAGTCGAGACTCTTCGCGGACGGCTACATCGCCGGGCAGTCGGGCCACAGCCGCGGCAGCACCGTCGACCTCACCATCGTCCCGCTCCCGGCCGGGAAGACCCGCCCGTACGTCCCCGGCGAGCCCCTCGTCCCCTGCCACGCCCCGAAGCCGGAGCGCTTTCCGGACGACTCCGCCGACATGGGCACCGGGTTCGACTGCTTCGACACGCTCTCGCACACCGACGACCCGCGCATCCGGGGAGCCCAGCGCACCAACCGGCAACTGCTGAAGGACACCCTCGCCGGCGTCGGCTTCGTCAACCTGCCCGAGGAGTGGTGGCACTTCACCCACAAGCCCGAGCTGTTCCCCGACACCTACTTCGACTTCCCGGTGTCGAGGCGATCCCTGACCCGATCGTGA
- a CDS encoding NUDIX domain-containing protein — MTEPREPTPEPGTAGTTPAPAHRTPVRDSHCSSCGAPRSGPAGWPRTCAECGDIAYRNPLPVAVALLPVTGPHPTGLVVVTRTIEPQRGGIALPGGFIDHTEDWRHAVVRELKEETGIDAAQGDVRLADALSSPGGHLLIFGLLPPRPADTLPESAPTDETEGWHALHEPAELAFPLHTTAVRNWFAGRYG, encoded by the coding sequence GTGACCGAGCCCCGCGAACCCACGCCCGAACCCGGCACCGCCGGAACGACCCCCGCGCCCGCGCACCGGACGCCCGTGCGGGACTCGCACTGTTCCAGCTGCGGCGCCCCCCGCAGTGGCCCCGCGGGCTGGCCCAGGACCTGCGCCGAATGCGGTGACATCGCCTACCGCAACCCCCTGCCCGTGGCCGTCGCCCTCCTCCCCGTCACGGGCCCGCACCCCACCGGACTCGTCGTCGTCACCCGCACCATCGAGCCCCAGCGCGGCGGGATCGCCCTCCCCGGCGGGTTCATCGACCACACCGAGGACTGGAGGCACGCCGTCGTCCGCGAGCTGAAGGAGGAGACCGGCATCGACGCCGCGCAGGGGGACGTCCGGCTCGCCGACGCCCTCAGCTCGCCCGGCGGGCACCTCCTGATCTTCGGCCTGCTCCCGCCCCGCCCGGCGGACACACTCCCCGAATCGGCCCCGACCGACGAGACGGAGGGCTGGCACGCCTTGCACGAGCCCGCCGAACTCGCCTTCCCGCTGCACACCACGGCGGTCCGGAACTGGTTCGCCGGCCGCTACGGCTGA
- a CDS encoding glycoside hydrolase family 31 protein — translation MDGRDLVRAVKVFGTVRGLRATRSAWRRRRTDAWGLPPRGAERARVPGPVTGAEPSPGGGIVRFARSELRVRVAASGVVFWGWDGAAPEPSYALDGTPPRPDPRAELEPDKDGGWRIVSQRVTVAVSRHGGVEIRTPGGVVLRRELPPRWWEPVGGGPARWLQRSEVAADARFFGLGGRASGPRLKDGTYRLWNTDPRGSFGPDDDPLYITMPVQLVVADAGTHLAFLDNSWEGQVTLREGEEGAGSGHDRPGTSEVRMGGGPLRCWVVVGTPARVLRRWTGLTGAPVPPPSWALGPQHARWGFGCEREVRRVVAGYRDRGLPLSAVHLDIDHYDGHRVFTVDTERFPDLPRLAKDLRADGVRLVSIVDPAVKAESGNEVYDAGAAAGAFVRDGRGREVRGEVWPGECVYPDFTDPEVRAWWGGLYQERLAQGFSGVWHDMNEPVSFTPFGDMTLPRSARHRLEGRGGDHREAHNVYGLAMARAGHEALRRLRPEERPFLFSRSGWVGMQRYGGTWSGDVATGWPGLRASLSLVMGLGLCGVPYSGPDVGGFDGSPSPELFLRWFQLGSFLPLFRTHAAIGAGRREPWEFGPQVLGHARAALLERERLRPYFVTLAHLARLTGAPYVRPLWWGAPGDRALRDCEDAFLLGDALLVAPVLEPGADRRAVRLPRGRWYDTVSGEAYEGPGQVLLEAPLSRIPVLARAGSVVPVRGEDGGTELEVWAPAAGRTGSGLVVEDRAAPGARPAVERYASRLVDGGVVVERVSDAGAVRPGRPLRVRGGVGARSPRGSQP, via the coding sequence ATGGACGGTCGTGATCTGGTGCGTGCGGTGAAGGTCTTCGGGACGGTGCGCGGGCTGCGCGCGACGCGTTCGGCGTGGCGCCGGAGGCGTACGGACGCATGGGGGCTGCCGCCGCGGGGGGCGGAGCGGGCGCGGGTGCCGGGGCCGGTGACCGGGGCGGAGCCGTCGCCGGGCGGCGGGATCGTCCGATTCGCGCGTTCGGAGCTGCGGGTGCGGGTGGCTGCCTCGGGCGTCGTCTTCTGGGGGTGGGACGGTGCGGCGCCCGAACCGTCGTACGCGCTGGACGGAACGCCTCCGCGGCCCGATCCCCGGGCGGAACTCGAGCCGGACAAGGACGGCGGCTGGCGGATCGTCTCGCAGCGGGTCACGGTGGCCGTGTCCCGGCACGGCGGGGTCGAGATCCGGACACCGGGCGGGGTGGTCCTGCGCAGGGAGCTGCCGCCGCGCTGGTGGGAGCCGGTCGGCGGCGGGCCGGCCCGCTGGCTCCAGCGCAGTGAAGTGGCCGCGGACGCGCGGTTCTTCGGCCTCGGCGGCCGTGCGTCGGGGCCGCGGCTGAAAGACGGCACGTACCGGTTGTGGAACACCGATCCGCGCGGGAGCTTCGGGCCGGACGACGACCCGCTGTACATCACGATGCCCGTGCAGCTGGTGGTCGCGGACGCGGGCACGCATCTGGCGTTCCTCGACAACTCCTGGGAGGGTCAGGTCACCCTGCGAGAGGGGGAGGAGGGCGCGGGGTCGGGTCACGACCGTCCGGGGACGAGCGAGGTCCGGATGGGCGGCGGGCCGCTTCGGTGCTGGGTCGTCGTCGGCACACCCGCCCGGGTGCTGCGGAGGTGGACGGGGCTCACGGGCGCGCCCGTGCCGCCGCCGTCGTGGGCGCTGGGTCCGCAGCACGCGCGCTGGGGCTTCGGCTGCGAGCGCGAGGTGCGCCGGGTGGTGGCGGGCTACCGGGACCGGGGCCTGCCGCTGTCGGCGGTGCACCTGGACATCGACCACTACGACGGCCACCGGGTCTTCACGGTGGACACGGAGCGTTTCCCCGATCTTCCGCGGCTGGCGAAGGACCTCCGGGCCGATGGGGTACGGCTCGTGTCGATCGTCGACCCGGCGGTGAAGGCGGAGTCCGGCAACGAGGTGTACGACGCGGGCGCGGCGGCCGGCGCGTTCGTCCGGGACGGGCGGGGCCGTGAGGTGCGCGGGGAGGTGTGGCCCGGCGAGTGCGTGTACCCGGACTTCACCGACCCGGAGGTCCGCGCGTGGTGGGGCGGTCTGTACCAGGAGCGGCTGGCACAGGGCTTCTCGGGGGTGTGGCACGACATGAACGAGCCGGTGTCGTTCACGCCCTTCGGCGACATGACGCTGCCGCGCTCGGCCCGGCACCGACTGGAGGGCCGGGGCGGGGACCACCGTGAGGCCCACAACGTGTACGGCCTGGCGATGGCGCGGGCGGGCCACGAGGCGCTGCGGAGGCTCCGTCCGGAGGAGCGGCCGTTCCTGTTCTCACGCTCGGGCTGGGTGGGCATGCAGCGGTACGGCGGGACGTGGTCCGGTGATGTGGCGACCGGCTGGCCGGGCCTGAGGGCGTCGCTGTCGCTGGTGATGGGGCTCGGCCTGTGCGGGGTGCCCTACTCGGGTCCGGACGTGGGCGGGTTCGACGGGAGCCCGTCGCCCGAGCTGTTCCTGCGCTGGTTCCAGCTGGGGTCGTTCCTGCCGCTGTTCCGTACGCATGCGGCGATCGGGGCGGGGCGCAGGGAGCCCTGGGAGTTCGGCCCGCAGGTCCTCGGGCACGCCAGGGCCGCGCTGCTCGAACGGGAGCGCCTGCGTCCGTACTTCGTGACCCTGGCGCATCTGGCACGACTGACCGGGGCCCCGTACGTGCGGCCGCTGTGGTGGGGTGCGCCGGGCGACCGGGCGCTGCGCGACTGCGAGGACGCGTTCCTGCTGGGCGACGCGCTGCTGGTGGCGCCGGTACTGGAGCCGGGGGCGGACCGGCGTGCGGTGCGGCTGCCGCGGGGGCGCTGGTACGACACGGTGTCCGGCGAGGCGTACGAGGGCCCGGGCCAGGTCCTGCTGGAGGCACCGCTGTCGCGGATCCCGGTTCTGGCCCGGGCGGGTTCGGTGGTTCCGGTGCGCGGCGAGGACGGCGGGACGGAGCTGGAGGTGTGGGCGCCGGCCGCGGGCCGCACCGGCAGCGGTCTGGTCGTCGAGGACCGCGCCGCCCCGGGGGCGCGGCCGGCGGTGGAGCGTTACGCGTCACGGCTGGTGGACGGCGGGGTGGTCGTGGAGCGGGTGTCCGACGCCGGTGCCGTGCGGCCGGGGCGCCCGCTGCGGGTGCGCGGCGGGGTGGGGGCGCGGTCGCCCCGCGGCTCTCAGCCGTAG
- a CDS encoding lipid-transfer protein, protein MNDVAVLGAGMHPWGKWGRSFVEYGTAAARAALADAGIGWQEVRSVVGADTVRGGYPGHVAGATFARALGWQGARVTSVYAACASGAQAIDSARAQILAGMAEVVLVVGADSAPKGFFAPARGDRPDDPDWLRFRLLGATNPAYFALYARRRMALHGDTLDDFAQVKVKNAAAGALNPYARYRTAVNAGQVASSAVVADPLRLLDICATSDGGAALVLSSMEYARGHGAGNPVRIRAVSTVTPTYPRTVLDLPDIATDSAVAVEPPALGFRESIARAAYEEAALGPEDLSLAEVYDLSTSLELEWYEDLGLCGTGEGAGLLREGATALGGRIPVNASGGLASFGEAVPAQAIAQVCELTWQLRGTAGERQVAGARAGITANQGLFGHGSAVVAVR, encoded by the coding sequence GTGAACGATGTCGCGGTGCTCGGCGCGGGCATGCACCCGTGGGGAAAGTGGGGCCGCAGTTTCGTCGAGTACGGCACGGCCGCCGCCCGGGCCGCGCTCGCGGACGCCGGGATCGGCTGGCAGGAGGTCCGGTCGGTCGTCGGCGCCGACACGGTCCGCGGCGGCTACCCCGGCCATGTCGCGGGCGCGACCTTCGCCCGGGCCCTGGGCTGGCAGGGCGCACGCGTCACGAGCGTGTACGCGGCCTGCGCGTCGGGGGCCCAGGCCATCGACTCCGCGCGGGCCCAGATCCTGGCGGGCATGGCCGAGGTGGTGCTCGTCGTGGGCGCCGACTCCGCGCCCAAGGGGTTCTTCGCCCCCGCCCGCGGCGACCGGCCCGACGACCCGGACTGGCTGCGCTTCCGGCTGCTGGGCGCCACGAACCCGGCGTACTTCGCCCTGTACGCGCGCCGGCGCATGGCCCTCCACGGCGACACCCTGGACGACTTCGCCCAGGTCAAGGTCAAGAACGCGGCGGCCGGGGCGCTCAACCCCTACGCCCGCTACCGGACGGCCGTGAACGCCGGGCAGGTCGCGTCCTCCGCCGTCGTCGCGGATCCCCTGCGGCTCCTCGACATCTGCGCCACGTCCGACGGCGGCGCCGCGCTGGTGCTGTCCAGCATGGAGTACGCCCGCGGGCACGGCGCCGGGAACCCGGTCCGCATCCGCGCGGTCTCGACGGTGACTCCCACGTATCCCCGGACCGTGCTCGACCTCCCGGACATCGCGACGGACTCGGCGGTCGCCGTCGAGCCGCCGGCGCTGGGCTTCCGGGAGTCGATCGCCCGTGCCGCCTACGAGGAAGCCGCGCTCGGACCGGAGGACCTGTCGCTGGCCGAGGTGTACGACCTTTCCACCTCGCTGGAGTTGGAGTGGTACGAGGACCTGGGGCTGTGCGGGACCGGTGAGGGCGCCGGGCTGCTGCGCGAGGGCGCGACCGCCCTGGGCGGCCGGATCCCGGTCAACGCGAGCGGTGGCCTGGCCTCCTTCGGGGAAGCCGTCCCCGCGCAGGCCATCGCCCAGGTGTGCGAACTGACCTGGCAGCTGCGCGGAACCGCGGGTGAACGACAGGTCGCCGGAGCGCGCGCCGGGATCACCGCCAACCAGGGGCTGTTCGGGCACGGCTCCGCGGTCGTCGCGGTCCGCTGA